In the Devosia sp. SL43 genome, one interval contains:
- a CDS encoding N-acyl amino acid synthase FeeM domain-containing protein, which produces MHIDPDSAAAARAGAPSRFSGSLLDILDQVSYARVDPAVIDDPIYRLRYRAYTREGFMDHNPDEICIDDLDSAPNNMSFGIYIDDELVSSIRLHHLTATNRTSPSLRVFPDVLGPMLDAGMTFIDPSRFTADREASLAYPALPFLTLRIAAMASVHFGADQCLALVRPEHGPFYKRVFGSERLADQRSYPGLHFPVALFGATVDSIRGRVAQRFPFFLSTDEERQLLFSQTVGQHENRHVRASARQAYDAALAALEPR; this is translated from the coding sequence ATGCATATCGATCCTGACAGTGCGGCCGCAGCGCGGGCCGGCGCACCTTCACGCTTTTCGGGCAGTCTGCTCGATATCCTGGACCAAGTAAGCTATGCGCGCGTCGATCCGGCGGTGATCGACGATCCGATCTATCGGCTGCGCTATCGCGCCTATACGCGCGAAGGCTTCATGGATCACAATCCGGACGAGATCTGCATCGACGACCTCGATAGCGCGCCCAACAATATGAGCTTCGGCATCTATATCGATGACGAACTGGTCAGTTCGATCCGGCTGCACCATCTGACGGCCACCAATCGCACCTCGCCCAGCCTCAGGGTCTTCCCTGACGTGCTGGGGCCCATGCTCGATGCCGGCATGACCTTCATCGATCCCAGCCGCTTTACCGCCGACCGTGAGGCGTCGCTGGCCTATCCGGCCCTGCCGTTCCTGACGCTGCGTATCGCCGCCATGGCTTCGGTGCATTTTGGCGCCGACCAGTGCCTGGCACTGGTGCGGCCCGAGCATGGCCCGTTCTACAAACGCGTTTTTGGCTCAGAGCGGCTGGCCGACCAGCGCAGCTATCCGGGCCTGCATTTTCCGGTGGCCCTGTTCGGCGCGACAGTCGATTCAATTCGCGGCCGGGTCGCCCAGCGCTTCCCGTTCTTCCTCTCGACGGACGAGGAACGCCAGCTGCTGTTCTCGCAGACTGTGGGGCAGCACGAGAACCGCCATGTCCGCGCCTCGGCCCGTCAGGCCTATGACGCTGCGCTGGCGGCTTTAGAGCCGCGCTAG
- a CDS encoding ABC transporter permease, translated as MRAIWATIRIGLLDLRGDIRRFVLLVVCLAVGTALIAGVNSVGTSVAIAVDSSAAELMGGDLELSRADRPATPEELRGIAAFGVVASVVDTNLRAQSAAGDSFVDLAAVGDGYPLLGAVQSAQMPLGTSVGEFLAERDGFPGALVDPLMLDQLGIAVGDRFQLGGTEFEARGILTKLPDAPVRGFRLGLTTVITAEGFAAVSDRTSPLPGLGSWFRYKIRLDGQDAEAARTGLEDQFASSGWTIRTARDGLGPMVRYYDLFMRFLVIVGLGSLLIGGVSVWAGMQAYIAERANVIAILRSVGADRWRVLLHFFSQVGMLAAIGVGIGLLVGGSVAYFILPLVGQAVDIDLPATLHLQPLLIAAGAGFATAFGFAYLPLQQAQAIRPVHLFRSKGLSAPPVDWRGLLTSWQVLPLVVILVVFLLLAVAMTGDILLVAGFAAASALSVLVLQLFVTLVRWAMRRLPEPRWRILRHALRAIASTGSNAASVVMAAGMALTMLIVVLVLQDNLRQEFLGASSFDVPTFVASDLFPDEVDSLAAMSGPGTDITQSVVTPMLRGALTQVNGSDVASLRTRGPEATFLLSGEVPLTFRAAMPASSKLVDGQWWPQDYAGPGLVSLHQSLRSGLGVNIGDSLTFLIFGEMVTVEVASFRDYSWQGGIDFLATFSPGVLDAYPTTLFVAVTANPGREEAVERALAVALPDIRFVAIGDTLQQITAALTQLSFAATLVGGLAVGNGLLVLTGSLAAGRRQREADTVIGKVLGATRVELLIMAFVQYFILAVLATIPAAALGISLAWLAGMVMLDVAFSFDADVLLVVLAVAAIMTAVLGAMTILRAASTRPALLLRDM; from the coding sequence ATGCGTGCCATCTGGGCGACCATTCGCATTGGCCTACTAGACCTGCGCGGCGATATCCGGCGCTTCGTGCTGCTGGTGGTGTGTCTTGCCGTCGGCACGGCGCTCATTGCCGGCGTCAATTCGGTGGGCACCAGCGTTGCAATCGCCGTCGACAGCAGCGCGGCCGAGCTGATGGGCGGCGACCTCGAATTGTCGCGAGCCGATCGTCCGGCAACACCGGAAGAGTTGCGGGGCATAGCGGCTTTCGGTGTCGTGGCCTCGGTGGTCGATACCAATCTGCGGGCGCAGTCGGCTGCGGGTGACTCCTTCGTCGATCTGGCGGCAGTTGGTGACGGTTACCCGTTGCTCGGCGCGGTCCAGAGTGCCCAGATGCCTTTGGGCACATCGGTTGGCGAGTTCCTGGCGGAGCGCGATGGCTTTCCTGGGGCTTTGGTCGATCCACTCATGCTCGATCAACTCGGCATTGCGGTCGGCGACCGGTTTCAGCTCGGTGGCACCGAATTCGAGGCGCGCGGCATCCTCACCAAGTTGCCCGATGCACCCGTGCGCGGTTTCCGGCTCGGTCTGACCACCGTCATTACCGCCGAGGGCTTTGCTGCCGTCTCCGACCGGACCTCGCCGCTGCCGGGATTGGGCAGCTGGTTCCGCTACAAGATCCGGCTCGATGGGCAGGATGCCGAAGCGGCAAGAACGGGGCTCGAAGACCAGTTCGCCAGCAGCGGCTGGACCATCCGCACGGCGCGCGACGGCCTGGGGCCGATGGTGCGCTACTACGACCTCTTCATGCGCTTCCTGGTCATTGTCGGCCTCGGTTCGCTGCTGATTGGCGGGGTCAGCGTCTGGGCCGGTATGCAGGCCTATATCGCCGAGCGCGCCAATGTCATCGCCATCCTGCGCAGCGTCGGTGCCGATCGCTGGCGGGTACTCCTGCATTTCTTCTCCCAGGTCGGCATGCTGGCCGCTATCGGTGTGGGCATTGGCCTGCTGGTCGGTGGCTCGGTCGCCTATTTCATCCTGCCGCTGGTCGGGCAGGCGGTCGATATCGACCTGCCGGCGACGCTGCATCTGCAGCCCCTGCTGATCGCGGCAGGGGCCGGCTTTGCCACGGCATTCGGCTTTGCCTATCTGCCGCTGCAGCAGGCGCAGGCCATCCGGCCGGTGCATCTGTTCCGCTCCAAGGGCCTGTCGGCGCCGCCGGTCGACTGGCGCGGGCTGCTGACGTCCTGGCAGGTGCTGCCGCTGGTCGTCATTCTCGTGGTCTTCCTGCTGCTGGCGGTGGCGATGACGGGCGATATCCTGCTTGTCGCGGGCTTTGCCGCAGCCAGTGCCTTGTCGGTGCTGGTGCTGCAGCTCTTCGTCACCCTGGTGCGCTGGGCGATGCGTCGCCTGCCCGAGCCGCGCTGGCGTATTCTGCGCCACGCGTTGCGCGCCATTGCCAGCACCGGGTCCAATGCCGCATCGGTGGTGATGGCGGCGGGCATGGCGCTGACCATGCTGATCGTGGTGCTGGTGCTGCAGGACAATCTGCGCCAGGAATTCCTGGGCGCATCGTCCTTCGATGTACCGACTTTCGTTGCCTCCGACCTCTTCCCCGACGAGGTCGATAGCCTCGCCGCCATGTCGGGCCCAGGCACAGATATCACTCAGTCCGTGGTCACGCCGATGCTGCGCGGGGCGCTCACCCAGGTCAACGGCAGCGATGTCGCCAGCCTGCGCACGCGCGGACCGGAGGCGACGTTCCTGCTCTCGGGCGAAGTGCCGCTGACCTTCCGTGCCGCCATGCCGGCTTCGTCCAAGCTGGTCGACGGACAATGGTGGCCGCAAGACTATGCCGGACCGGGCCTGGTCTCGCTGCATCAGAGCCTTCGTTCGGGGTTGGGCGTCAATATCGGCGACAGCCTGACCTTCCTCATCTTCGGCGAGATGGTGACCGTCGAGGTCGCCAGCTTCCGAGATTACTCGTGGCAGGGTGGCATCGATTTTCTGGCGACGTTCTCGCCGGGAGTACTGGATGCCTATCCGACGACATTGTTTGTCGCGGTCACGGCCAATCCGGGCCGCGAGGAGGCAGTCGAGCGTGCTCTGGCCGTGGCCTTGCCCGATATCCGCTTCGTTGCCATCGGCGATACGCTGCAGCAGATCACCGCGGCGCTGACCCAGCTCTCCTTTGCCGCCACGCTGGTAGGTGGGCTGGCGGTGGGCAATGGCTTGCTCGTGCTCACGGGCAGCCTTGCGGCCGGGCGCCGGCAGCGCGAGGCCGATACGGTTATCGGCAAGGTGCTGGGCGCCACGCGCGTCGAACTCCTCATCATGGCCTTCGTGCAGTATTTCATCCTTGCCGTGCTGGCGACGATACCGGCTGCCGCGTTGGGCATCAGCCTCGCCTGGCTGGCGGGCATGGTGATGCTGGATGTCGCCTTCTCGTTCGATGCCGACGTGCTGCTGGTCGTGCTGGCGGTGGCGGCAATCATGACGGCGGTGCTAGGCGCCATGACCATTCTGCGGGCGGCATCGACGCGGCCGGCGCTGTTGCTGCGCGATATGTAG
- a CDS encoding ABC transporter ATP-binding protein, which produces MDLSPVKNGVPIINAVDVTYSLEVAGEPLHILKGVSLRVDPAEVVAIVGPSGSGKTSLLMLLAGLERATSGRVMVGGQDLSQIGEDDLARFRRKSLGIVFQSFHLIPSLTALDNVALALEIASPELSMKEVRAAAAATLAAVGLGQRLDHRPTALSGGEQQRVGLARAMVTNPPLLLADEPTGNLDQETGALVMDLMFDLARKRGTAVVMITHDPGLAKRADRALTMMQGELTEAAAAH; this is translated from the coding sequence ATGGATTTGTCACCGGTCAAGAACGGCGTGCCGATCATCAATGCAGTCGATGTGACGTATAGTCTCGAGGTTGCAGGGGAGCCGCTGCATATTCTCAAGGGTGTATCGCTGCGCGTCGACCCTGCCGAGGTCGTGGCCATTGTCGGCCCCTCGGGCAGCGGCAAGACCTCGTTGCTGATGCTGCTGGCCGGACTTGAGCGTGCCACGTCGGGGCGGGTGATGGTGGGCGGGCAGGACCTGTCGCAGATCGGCGAGGACGACCTGGCGCGGTTTCGGCGCAAGTCGCTCGGCATCGTGTTTCAGAGCTTTCACCTGATCCCGTCGCTGACCGCGCTCGACAATGTGGCGCTGGCCCTCGAGATCGCCTCGCCGGAGCTGTCGATGAAAGAGGTGCGCGCCGCCGCAGCCGCGACCTTGGCCGCCGTGGGTCTGGGGCAGCGCCTCGATCACCGGCCGACGGCTCTGTCGGGCGGTGAGCAGCAGCGCGTGGGCCTCGCCCGCGCCATGGTCACCAACCCGCCGCTGCTGCTGGCGGATGAGCCAACCGGCAATCTCGACCAGGAAACCGGCGCGCTGGTGATGGACCTGATGTTCGACCTGGCGCGCAAACGCGGCACAGCGGTGGTGATGATCACCCATGATCCGGGTCTGGCGAAACGGGCCGATCGCGCGCTGACCATGATGCAGGGCGAGCTGACCGAAGCTGCGGCGGCCCATTGA
- a CDS encoding heme-binding beta-barrel domain-containing protein — MRAVFQGLGAGLLAFAIGAGAAPVSAGETELAVLTSYIGNWQGEGALVGGDQPEPFRCRLAVAKGNQTKVTYTGRCSLVSANLSISGTIAFNDESQRYEAAMSSNAGFTGLAIGKLTGQQITFDLRERQRDQSGSDVRIGSQIVLVNDGITVNFEVEFNNSGDVLTASVPFSR; from the coding sequence ATGCGGGCGGTTTTTCAGGGTCTCGGCGCTGGCCTTTTGGCTTTCGCGATCGGGGCCGGCGCAGCGCCAGTTTCGGCCGGGGAGACCGAACTGGCCGTTCTGACCTCGTATATCGGCAACTGGCAGGGTGAGGGCGCGCTGGTTGGCGGCGACCAACCTGAGCCGTTCCGCTGCCGTCTGGCCGTGGCCAAAGGCAACCAGACCAAGGTGACCTATACCGGGCGCTGCAGCCTGGTCAGCGCCAATCTATCCATCAGCGGCACCATCGCCTTCAATGACGAGAGCCAGCGCTACGAAGCCGCCATGAGCTCCAATGCCGGCTTCACCGGGCTTGCCATAGGCAAGCTAACAGGGCAGCAGATCACCTTCGACCTGCGTGAGCGGCAGCGTGATCAGTCGGGCAGCGATGTGCGCATCGGTTCGCAGATCGTGCTGGTCAATGACGGCATTACGGTCAACTTTGAGGTCGAGTTCAACAATTCCGGTGATGTCCTGACGGCATCGGTCCCCTTTTCCCGATAG
- a CDS encoding heme biosynthesis protein HemY: MIRLASWIVGSLLVAALAAWLISLPGTLTLEAAGYSIQPRLGTAVFIVIIVALLVIAVWAVVRRIISAPRAMARRNRERRREQGVEALGDAVIALQAGDPARARALAREAQARLPQNAAARLLEARADLALGDMPAAREHYRALIASDKTAVAALTGLYDQARAQHRPEAALTFARKALALAPNSGWAADAVFDDLTRRGQWADAVAMVNVEQATSREDRARKRRRQAVIETARAREAETTNPLVALEHALTALKLLPDFVPAALIAARIHSNRGEARKAMSLLRRIWRSTGHPDVAALYSHAQPGASAVDRLKRLGEIIETPPPHRAAGLALARAAIDAYDWPLARKALAPFIGTDVTQGVASLMAEIEEGENGDQGKAREWLARAMRAPRDPAWTADGLISDEWEPVSPVTGRLDAFEWKVPVTLTGRPAAPLPPAQLPAEAPLPLAPAQNPT, from the coding sequence ATGATCCGTCTGGCCTCCTGGATTGTCGGTAGCCTCCTGGTCGCAGCGCTCGCTGCCTGGCTGATCTCGCTGCCCGGCACGCTGACGCTGGAGGCGGCCGGCTACAGCATCCAGCCGCGCCTGGGCACGGCGGTCTTCATCGTCATCATCGTGGCGCTGCTGGTCATCGCCGTCTGGGCAGTGGTCCGGCGCATCATCTCGGCCCCACGCGCCATGGCGCGGCGCAATCGCGAGCGTCGGCGCGAGCAGGGCGTGGAAGCACTGGGCGATGCCGTCATCGCCTTGCAGGCTGGCGACCCGGCCCGAGCCCGGGCTCTGGCTCGCGAGGCGCAGGCCAGGCTGCCACAAAATGCCGCGGCGCGGCTGCTGGAAGCCCGCGCCGATCTCGCGCTTGGCGACATGCCGGCGGCGCGGGAGCACTATCGTGCGCTCATTGCCAGCGACAAGACGGCAGTTGCCGCCCTCACCGGCCTCTACGATCAGGCGCGCGCCCAGCATCGTCCGGAAGCCGCGCTGACCTTTGCCCGCAAGGCGCTGGCCCTCGCCCCCAATAGCGGCTGGGCTGCCGATGCCGTGTTTGACGATCTGACTCGGCGCGGCCAATGGGCCGATGCGGTGGCCATGGTCAATGTCGAGCAGGCCACCAGCCGCGAGGATCGGGCGCGCAAGCGCCGCCGTCAGGCCGTGATCGAAACGGCCCGTGCCCGCGAGGCCGAGACTACCAATCCGCTGGTCGCCCTCGAGCATGCGCTGACCGCGCTCAAGCTGCTGCCGGACTTCGTGCCGGCGGCGTTGATTGCCGCGCGCATTCACAGCAATCGCGGCGAGGCGCGCAAGGCCATGAGCCTGCTGCGCCGCATCTGGCGCTCCACCGGCCATCCCGATGTGGCGGCGCTCTATTCCCATGCCCAACCGGGCGCTTCGGCGGTCGATCGCCTCAAGCGCCTCGGTGAGATCATCGAGACGCCCCCGCCGCATCGCGCCGCCGGCCTGGCCTTGGCCCGCGCCGCCATCGACGCCTATGACTGGCCGCTGGCGCGCAAGGCGCTGGCTCCGTTCATCGGCACCGATGTTACGCAGGGTGTCGCCAGCCTGATGGCCGAGATCGAGGAGGGCGAGAATGGCGACCAGGGCAAAGCCCGCGAATGGCTGGCCCGCGCCATGCGGGCACCGCGCGATCCGGCCTGGACCGCCGACGGCCTGATCAGCGACGAATGGGAGCCGGTGTCGCCGGTGACCGGACGGCTCGATGCCTTCGAATGGAAAGTGCCGGTCACCCTCACGGGCCGGCCCGCGGCGCCCCTGCCACCGGCACAATTGCCCGCCGAGGCGCCCTTGCCTCTTGCACCGGCCCAAAACCCCACGTAA
- a CDS encoding uroporphyrinogen-III synthase, with the protein MMRMLVTRPEPDAQVTLARLRALDIEATAAPLMVRETLDASLPPPDGFAAVVLTSANAVRSLSDRGVLADYAHLPVLAVGDRTAREAEEAGFAKVSSAAGALSDLVNAIRISGLKGPLFHPTARHQSGDLAKALAPLGVMVATAKIYDMVAIEALPDAVLAALADGSIGSVLAYSRRTAEIFATLAGALDPAQRRRIAMLCLSEAVAGPLLEAHFHRISLADRPDEDAMMTLALAVAREQTAP; encoded by the coding sequence ATGATGCGCATGCTGGTCACCCGCCCCGAACCGGATGCGCAGGTGACGCTGGCGCGGCTGCGGGCGCTCGATATCGAGGCGACGGCGGCGCCGCTGATGGTGCGCGAGACGCTCGATGCCAGCCTGCCACCACCAGATGGCTTTGCCGCCGTTGTGCTGACCAGCGCCAATGCGGTCCGGTCACTGTCCGATCGTGGGGTGCTCGCTGATTATGCCCATCTGCCCGTGCTGGCGGTGGGTGACCGCACGGCCCGCGAGGCCGAAGAGGCCGGCTTTGCCAAGGTCAGCAGCGCTGCCGGCGCCCTGAGCGATCTGGTCAACGCGATCCGAATCTCAGGACTCAAGGGGCCGCTGTTTCATCCCACGGCCCGCCATCAGAGCGGCGACTTGGCCAAGGCGCTTGCCCCGCTGGGCGTGATGGTGGCGACGGCCAAAATCTACGACATGGTGGCGATCGAGGCCTTGCCCGATGCGGTTCTGGCCGCCCTTGCCGATGGCAGCATCGGCTCGGTTCTCGCCTATTCTCGTCGCACGGCGGAAATTTTTGCGACACTGGCCGGTGCGCTCGATCCGGCCCAGCGTCGCCGCATCGCCATGCTGTGTCTCAGCGAGGCCGTGGCCGGGCCGCTGCTCGAAGCGCATTTCCACCGTATCAGCCTGGCCGACCGGCCTGACGAAGATGCGATGATGACGCTCGCACTGGCTGTTGCCCGCGAGCAAACTGCGCCATGA
- the hemC gene encoding hydroxymethylbilane synthase: MQSSTPFARIGTRGSPLALTQARLVRSLLAQAHGVSEDDIAIEVISTGGDRSQASNASLVEIGGKGLFTKEIDDAMLSGRVDIGVHSSKDVATRLPDGITLVAFLEREDVRDAFMSVKVQSLDHLGERAKFGTSSIRRAAQVLRVRPDLEIVPFRGNVGTRLQKLLDGVADATMLAMAGLNRLGEGHRATALLDPDIFMPAPAQGAIGIAVRSDDARMAGLVAALDHAPTHTAITAERAMLAVLDGSCRTPVGALSRFDGDTLTLKGQILSLDGKTAFDSVATGTDPIALGRQVGDDLIAQAGTEWLAQWART, encoded by the coding sequence TTGCAATCATCGACACCTTTCGCCCGCATCGGAACGCGTGGCAGCCCGCTGGCGCTGACACAGGCGCGGTTGGTGCGTAGCCTGTTGGCACAGGCGCATGGTGTCAGCGAGGACGATATCGCCATTGAGGTGATTTCGACCGGTGGCGATCGGAGCCAGGCCAGCAATGCCAGCCTCGTCGAAATCGGCGGCAAGGGTCTGTTCACCAAGGAAATCGACGACGCGATGCTATCAGGCCGCGTCGATATTGGCGTGCACTCGTCCAAGGACGTGGCGACGCGCCTGCCCGATGGCATTACGCTGGTGGCGTTCCTCGAGCGCGAGGATGTGCGTGACGCCTTCATGTCGGTGAAGGTGCAGAGCCTCGATCACCTGGGCGAACGGGCCAAGTTCGGTACGTCGTCGATCCGTCGTGCTGCGCAGGTGCTGCGGGTACGGCCCGATCTTGAGATCGTGCCGTTTCGCGGCAATGTCGGGACGCGGCTGCAGAAGCTGCTCGACGGCGTGGCCGATGCCACCATGCTGGCCATGGCCGGTCTCAACCGGCTGGGCGAAGGCCACCGCGCCACGGCCCTGCTCGATCCTGATATCTTCATGCCGGCGCCTGCCCAGGGCGCCATCGGCATCGCGGTGCGCAGCGACGATGCGCGCATGGCCGGTCTGGTCGCAGCGCTCGATCATGCGCCGACGCACACGGCCATCACGGCCGAGCGCGCCATGCTGGCGGTGCTGGACGGCTCCTGCCGCACCCCGGTCGGGGCGCTCAGCCGGTTCGATGGCGACACGCTGACCCTCAAGGGGCAAATCCTGAGTCTGGACGGCAAGACTGCTTTCGACAGTGTCGCGACCGGCACCGATCCCATCGCGCTTGGCCGGCAGGTCGGCGACGATCTCATCGCCCAGGCCGGCACCGAGTGGCTGGCGCAATGGGCCCGCACATGA
- the tsaD gene encoding tRNA (adenosine(37)-N6)-threonylcarbamoyltransferase complex transferase subunit TsaD, whose amino-acid sequence MILGIETSCDETAAAIVVRDQFGNSTIRSNVVRSQLDEHAAFGGVVPELAARAHVTYLDHIIAQACREAGIALGDVDAIAATAGPGLIGGVLVGLTTAKALAAALDKPLIAVNHLEAHALTARLTDGVAFPYLMLLVSGGHSQFVLVRGVGDYERWGTTIDDALGEAFDKVAKLLSLGHPGGPAVEAIAKSGDPKRFKFPRPLLREARLDFSFSGLKTAVRLQAEALAPLRDQDVADIAASFQAAVAEIVAVRGRQALARFKAELPGHEPRLIVAGGVAANQAIGAALRQACAEAGASLIVPPIALCTDNGAMVAWAGAERFMLGAIDPLDVVARPRWPLDLPDMKVTSDAA is encoded by the coding sequence ATCATCCTCGGCATAGAGACCAGCTGCGACGAAACCGCGGCGGCCATCGTCGTGCGCGACCAATTCGGCAATTCAACGATTCGTTCCAATGTGGTCCGCAGCCAGCTCGATGAACATGCGGCATTCGGCGGCGTGGTGCCCGAACTCGCCGCCCGCGCCCACGTGACCTATCTCGACCACATCATCGCCCAGGCCTGCCGCGAGGCGGGTATCGCACTTGGCGATGTCGATGCCATTGCGGCCACCGCCGGCCCGGGCCTGATCGGGGGTGTGCTGGTCGGCCTGACCACGGCCAAGGCGCTGGCGGCGGCGCTCGACAAGCCGCTGATCGCGGTCAACCACCTTGAGGCTCACGCCCTGACGGCGCGGCTGACCGATGGGGTAGCCTTCCCATACCTCATGCTTCTGGTCAGCGGCGGGCATAGCCAGTTCGTGCTGGTGCGCGGCGTCGGCGACTATGAGCGCTGGGGCACGACCATCGACGATGCGCTGGGCGAGGCCTTCGACAAGGTGGCCAAGTTGCTCAGCCTTGGGCATCCCGGCGGACCGGCAGTCGAAGCCATCGCGAAGTCGGGCGATCCGAAGCGCTTCAAGTTTCCCCGCCCCCTGCTGCGCGAAGCCCGACTCGATTTTTCCTTCTCCGGCCTCAAGACCGCCGTCCGGTTGCAGGCCGAGGCGCTGGCGCCGTTGCGTGACCAGGACGTGGCCGATATCGCCGCCAGTTTCCAGGCTGCGGTGGCGGAGATCGTCGCTGTGCGCGGCCGACAGGCGCTGGCGCGGTTCAAGGCGGAGCTGCCAGGCCATGAACCGAGGCTGATCGTTGCCGGCGGTGTCGCCGCCAACCAGGCAATCGGTGCCGCTTTGCGTCAGGCCTGTGCCGAAGCCGGCGCGAGCCTGATTGTGCCCCCCATCGCCCTCTGTACCGACAATGGCGCCATGGTCGCCTGGGCCGGCGCCGAGCGCTTTATGCTGGGCGCCATCGACCCACTCGATGTCGTCGCCCGCCCCCGCTGGCCATTGGATCTGCCCGACATGAAGGTGACTTCAGATGCCGCTTGA
- a CDS encoding NAD(P)H-dependent glycerol-3-phosphate dehydrogenase, whose protein sequence is MPLETVSVIGGGAWGTALAQAAAMAGRTVSLVVRDQAQADEINTKHTNSRYLGEQTLLPTLSASVSAEPADIVILAVPAQSSRSALAALDPALLAHRPVILSAKGLETGTLDRQSEILADMAPSAIPFVLSGPSFAADVAAGRPTAVTLAGDDASQTSDLAAALAGPSFRPYAADDRIGVEVAGALKNVYALACGAVDGANLGASARSALIARAYAEMARMVSAMGGSATTLTGLAGLGDLTLTCTSVQSRNYQFGMALGRGETVEAIMASGAKLAEGVSTTPVADALARSLNVDAPLISAVHAVLGRKADIATVVAGLMSRPLKRED, encoded by the coding sequence ATGCCGCTTGAAACCGTCAGCGTCATCGGCGGCGGCGCCTGGGGCACGGCATTGGCCCAGGCTGCAGCCATGGCGGGACGAACCGTGTCGCTGGTCGTGCGCGACCAAGCGCAGGCCGACGAGATCAATACAAAACATACAAACAGCCGGTATCTTGGCGAGCAAACCCTGCTCCCCACCCTTTCGGCGAGCGTTTCGGCAGAGCCGGCCGATATCGTCATCCTCGCCGTGCCGGCGCAATCAAGCCGCTCGGCGCTGGCTGCCCTCGACCCGGCCCTGCTGGCGCACCGTCCGGTCATCCTGTCCGCCAAGGGCCTCGAAACCGGAACGCTTGACCGACAGAGCGAAATCCTGGCCGATATGGCGCCGTCGGCGATCCCCTTCGTGCTGTCAGGCCCTAGCTTTGCCGCCGACGTCGCCGCCGGCCGACCAACCGCGGTAACCCTGGCCGGCGACGACGCCAGCCAGACCTCGGACCTTGCCGCCGCGCTCGCCGGCCCAAGCTTCCGCCCCTATGCCGCCGATGACCGCATTGGCGTCGAGGTCGCCGGTGCCCTCAAGAATGTCTATGCCCTGGCCTGTGGCGCCGTGGATGGCGCCAATCTTGGCGCTTCGGCCCGCTCGGCATTGATCGCTCGCGCCTATGCCGAAATGGCGCGCATGGTCTCGGCCATGGGCGGATCGGCCACCACGCTGACCGGCCTTGCGGGCCTGGGTGACCTGACGCTGACCTGCACCTCGGTGCAATCGCGCAATTACCAGTTCGGCATGGCGCTGGGCCGCGGCGAAACCGTCGAAGCCATCATGGCTTCCGGCGCCAAGCTGGCCGAAGGCGTCAGCACCACGCCGGTTGCCGACGCCCTGGCCCGGAGCCTCAATGTCGACGCACCGCTGATTTCGGCCGTGCATGCCGTGCTGGGCCGCAAGGCCGATATTGCCACAGTGGTGGCGGGACTGATGTCCCGGCCGCTCAAACGCGAGGACTGA
- a CDS encoding YciI family protein gives MPLFAMIAKDKPDMGDKRIATRPVHLEHLKAMGEKLVLAGALMGADGNPEGSLLVLEADTIEAATASFMADPFVAEGIFGSVEVKPWRVAINHTNREF, from the coding sequence ATGCCGCTATTCGCCATGATCGCCAAGGACAAGCCTGATATGGGCGACAAGCGCATCGCGACCCGCCCGGTGCATCTGGAGCATCTCAAAGCCATGGGCGAGAAACTGGTGCTGGCCGGCGCCCTGATGGGTGCCGACGGCAACCCCGAAGGCTCGCTCCTGGTACTCGAAGCCGACACAATCGAGGCCGCCACCGCCTCCTTCATGGCCGATCCATTCGTCGCCGAGGGCATTTTTGGTTCGGTTGAAGTCAAGCCCTGGCGCGTGGCCATCAACCACACAAACCGGGAGTTCTGA
- a CDS encoding EVE domain-containing protein, whose product MAYWLMKSEPDVFSFDDMVAKTKRGEPEQWHGVRNYTARNNMVAMQLGDLAFFYHSNIGKEIVGIIKVIALAHPDSTAEPNDKGNIVWQCVDVEAVKPLPKPVTLATVKATPELAELELVKYSRLSVSKVSEAEWNLICKMGGL is encoded by the coding sequence ATGGCCTATTGGCTGATGAAATCGGAGCCGGACGTCTTCTCGTTCGATGACATGGTGGCCAAGACCAAGCGCGGCGAACCTGAGCAGTGGCACGGCGTGCGCAACTACACGGCGCGCAACAACATGGTGGCCATGCAGCTGGGCGACCTCGCCTTTTTCTACCACTCCAATATCGGCAAGGAGATCGTCGGCATCATCAAGGTGATCGCCCTGGCGCATCCCGATTCCACCGCCGAGCCCAATGACAAGGGCAACATCGTCTGGCAATGCGTCGACGTCGAAGCGGTCAAGCCTCTGCCCAAGCCGGTGACGCTGGCCACGGTCAAAGCTACGCCCGAGCTGGCGGAACTGGAGTTGGTCAAATACTCCCGCCTGTCGGTGTCGAAGGTCAGCGAAGCCGAGTGGAACCTGATTTGCAAGATGGGTGGCCTGTAG